A single region of the Halogeometricum sp. S3BR5-2 genome encodes:
- a CDS encoding ParA family protein, with translation MPITYTIYSESGGIHKTTWTANLAEAHARQGFDVLVIDLDHQAANLTYLFDVEEGRDDPEADNLVRHVLGRPDGDFEDLIRSTDEGVDVLPAHDMLEEFTELLLQRERFEENMGDEFNRYEQLYNVLWEENNVQDDYDVVIIDPNARAEIMLYNAIYATRTLVSPSKPAGKGNKSLEGLAGLLESMSENLGIDVGVAAVILSGAGTTSTHNRYIEEMEDEYGIAATIGERQSMMDEMWDAQGTAFKVVEEAWHNGEAGTRRLREREVETLETILDIASYLTDEFGVEPPQEPELNIEDAEVMS, from the coding sequence ATGCCCATCACCTATACCATCTACTCGGAATCAGGGGGAATCCACAAAACAACGTGGACAGCGAACCTCGCCGAGGCTCACGCTCGACAGGGATTCGATGTCCTCGTCATCGATCTCGACCACCAGGCCGCCAATCTCACCTACCTCTTCGATGTTGAGGAGGGGCGTGACGATCCCGAGGCAGACAATCTCGTCCGACACGTCCTCGGACGACCCGACGGTGACTTCGAGGACCTCATTCGCAGCACCGACGAGGGAGTCGACGTCCTCCCGGCGCACGATATGCTCGAGGAATTCACCGAACTTCTCCTCCAACGTGAACGCTTCGAGGAGAATATGGGCGACGAATTCAACCGGTACGAGCAGCTCTATAACGTCCTCTGGGAGGAGAACAACGTCCAGGACGACTACGACGTCGTCATCATCGACCCGAACGCTCGTGCTGAGATTATGCTGTATAACGCCATCTATGCCACTCGAACACTCGTATCACCGAGTAAACCCGCTGGAAAGGGCAACAAGAGCCTCGAAGGGCTCGCAGGGCTCTTAGAGAGTATGAGTGAGAACCTGGGGATCGACGTCGGCGTCGCCGCAGTCATCCTCTCGGGTGCCGGTACAACCAGCACACACAACCGCTACATCGAAGAAATGGAAGATGAATACGGTATCGCCGCGACGATTGGCGAGCGACAAAGTATGATGGACGAGATGTGGGATGCCCAAGGCACGGCGTTCAAAGTCGTCGAGGAAGCGTGGCACAACGGGGAGGCGGGAACCCGTCGCCTCCGCGAGCGCGAAGTCGAGACGCTCGAGACCATTCTCGATATTGCCAGCTACCTCACCGATGAGTTCGGCGTCGAACCCCCTCAGGAGCCGGAACTCAACATTGAGGACGCGGAGGTGATGTCCTAA
- a CDS encoding KTSC domain-containing protein, translated as MNRTPVSSSNLRSVGYDSATNTLEIEFHGGRVYQYFNVPESVYNGLMNAASHGKYHHRRIKDKFPYERIR; from the coding sequence ATGAATAGAACACCTGTCTCCTCCAGCAACCTTCGAAGTGTCGGCTACGACTCCGCAACAAATACCCTGGAAATCGAGTTCCACGGTGGCCGGGTGTACCAGTACTTCAACGTCCCGGAATCGGTCTACAACGGGTTGATGAACGCCGCATCACACGGCAAATACCATCACCGACGCATCAAGGACAAATTTCCATATGAGCGAATCCGATAA